Proteins co-encoded in one Alcanivorax sp. genomic window:
- a CDS encoding acyl-CoA thioesterase, which yields MLELISAARRRKRPPTHQLFDVVTLEFRVGLLDIDLNMHLNNAKYLKFMDRSRLEHAVVTGSLNRMIEARCNVVVANTEIAYIRELRPYQQFQVHTRILGWDDKYVYYDQRFESQRKLHTHALVRVVNVYGGKAISPETAQDIMGMHLESPPLPEYVEQWKRLLQSKKRLTETD from the coding sequence ATGCTTGAACTGATCAGCGCGGCGCGCAGACGCAAACGCCCGCCTACACACCAGCTATTTGATGTGGTCACCCTGGAGTTCCGGGTGGGCCTGCTGGATATCGACCTGAACATGCATCTGAACAATGCCAAGTACCTCAAATTCATGGATCGCAGCCGGCTGGAACATGCCGTGGTCACCGGCAGCCTGAACCGCATGATCGAGGCCCGTTGCAACGTGGTGGTGGCCAACACGGAAATCGCCTATATCCGGGAATTGCGCCCCTACCAGCAATTCCAGGTCCACACCCGCATCCTGGGTTGGGACGACAAGTACGTCTACTACGACCAGCGTTTCGAGTCGCAACGCAAACTGCATACCCACGCGCTGGTCCGGGTCGTCAATGTGTACGGGGGTAAAGCGATCAGCCCGGAAACCGCTCAGGACATCATGGGCATGCACCTGGAATCCCCCCCCCTGCCGGAGTACGTGGAGCAATGGAAACGGCTGCTGCAATCCAAGAAACGACTGACGGAAACAGACTAG
- a CDS encoding DUF2846 domain-containing protein: MRLVVWLALFSLTLSGCSGMGIPSTPGAFLDAPDGKTFDPIETLDPRNSMVYIYRPITRWGYEEVQAPVFFLDSSQLFGLKAGAYTWLELPAGTHDFYARRPFSVLYLKMIFEMDLEIQGGQDYYFRYSELKPLDLTEIVANPEDYQQAGPLQQVPRAIALREIADLRLDEPGVYYADRMKKEPRWAPFYTYSVD; this comes from the coding sequence ATGCGATTGGTTGTGTGGCTGGCCTTGTTCAGTCTGACCCTGTCGGGGTGTTCCGGGATGGGGATTCCTTCTACACCGGGGGCCTTTCTGGATGCGCCGGATGGCAAGACCTTCGATCCCATCGAAACGCTGGATCCGCGTAATTCCATGGTCTATATCTACCGGCCGATTACCCGTTGGGGGTATGAAGAAGTGCAGGCGCCGGTTTTTTTCCTGGATTCTTCCCAGCTCTTTGGGCTCAAGGCGGGTGCTTACACCTGGCTGGAACTGCCCGCCGGCACCCACGATTTTTATGCCCGCCGTCCGTTCAGTGTTCTTTACCTGAAGATGATCTTTGAAATGGATCTCGAGATCCAGGGTGGCCAGGACTACTACTTCCGCTATTCAGAACTGAAGCCCCTGGACCTGACCGAGATCGTTGCCAACCCGGAAGACTACCAACAGGCTGGTCCGCTGCAACAAGTGCCACGCGCCATCGCGTTGCGTGAAATTGCCGATCTACGGTTGGACGAGCCCGGAGTGTACTATGCAGACCGCATGAAGAAAGAACCGCGCTGGGCGCCGTTTTATACATACTCAGTGGATTGA
- a CDS encoding IS110 family transposase, producing MQVVRSIVGIDVAKAELVIHFQGKTLTIENTPQAIKRWLKSLPCPCEIAIEATGTYHMAVIELAHAKGHHIYVVDASRLSSYRKGTGGRAKTDASDAQLLARHLQREKEDLRRWSPPPKAYRTLQTLLRRRAALIKARSMIQQSLGGEKILKASLKKLISQINSLDTLIQKHLRDTVREAGLSDQVQRCKALEGVGDLTAYALVMAFLRGDFRNSDAFVAFLGMDVHVKDSGTRTGKRKLTKKGDSETRRLLYCAAMAARKSARWASVYQGYLDRGLAKTQALVILARKLVRIAFALMKNRTSYAPSSAA from the coding sequence ATGCAAGTAGTAAGATCCATCGTCGGCATCGACGTCGCCAAGGCCGAATTGGTCATTCATTTCCAAGGCAAGACGCTCACTATCGAGAACACCCCCCAAGCGATCAAGCGCTGGCTCAAAAGCCTGCCATGCCCCTGTGAGATCGCCATTGAGGCCACAGGGACTTACCACATGGCAGTCATCGAGTTGGCCCATGCCAAAGGGCACCACATTTACGTCGTTGATGCTTCACGGCTCAGCAGCTACCGCAAGGGAACAGGCGGTCGAGCCAAAACAGACGCTTCTGACGCCCAGCTGCTCGCCCGCCATTTGCAGAGAGAAAAAGAGGATCTACGCCGCTGGAGCCCGCCACCCAAGGCGTATCGAACACTGCAGACACTGCTGCGCCGCCGCGCCGCGCTCATCAAGGCACGCTCCATGATCCAGCAAAGTCTGGGTGGCGAAAAGATCCTCAAGGCAAGCCTGAAAAAGCTGATCTCACAGATCAATAGTCTGGATACGCTGATCCAGAAACACCTTCGCGACACCGTAAGAGAAGCTGGACTTAGTGATCAGGTGCAACGGTGCAAGGCTCTGGAAGGTGTGGGCGACCTGACTGCATATGCGCTCGTTATGGCCTTCCTACGAGGAGACTTCCGCAACAGCGACGCCTTCGTCGCCTTCCTGGGGATGGATGTCCATGTAAAGGACTCCGGCACCAGAACGGGAAAACGCAAGCTGACCAAGAAAGGCGACTCAGAAACCCGCAGACTGCTTTATTGCGCAGCTATGGCTGCCCGTAAAAGCGCCCGCTGGGCTAGTGTCTACCAAGGTTATCTCGACCGTGGCCTGGCGAAAACGCAGGCCCTGGTCATCCTCGCACGCAAGCTGGTCCGTATCGCCTTCGCGTTGATGAAGAACCGCACCAGCTACGCGCCGTCGTCCGCCGCATAA
- a CDS encoding NAD(P)/FAD-dependent oxidoreductase, with protein sequence MTQHANTPIHDVLIVGAGISGIGLGIKLKEAGIHNFLILEKATDLGGTWRDNTYPGCACDVPSALYSYSFAQKPDWTRAFAGQAEILDYVREVAEQHRIVQSIHFNQGVERAQWREDKNLWEVQTADQLYLARTVVACSGYLHEPIIPAIPGLKDFSGTLFHSSRWDHDHDLSGERVAVIGTGASAIQFVPEIQPKTKHLTLFQRTPQWVLPKPDHSIPKVEENFFRLPFTLNAWRKMLYGGFETFGIGFRRPAILKQIQKLGQAHLKVAIKDPALRAKLTPDYTLGCKRVLMSNNYYPALNQPNVDVFHTGLKEVRGNTLVGQDGSECEVDTIILGTGFFVTEPPIANHIYNDAGQSLSEMWQDGMQAYRGTTIAGLPNAFMVLGPNLGIGHNSAFIVIEAQINYIVSTLTTMRDKQLQRIEVKAEVQRDYNRKVQKDLQGTVWNTGGCSSYYLDKNGFNSVGFPWSTLEMQRLLKQFDSDNYSLTPANQPVF encoded by the coding sequence ATGACTCAACACGCAAACACGCCTATTCATGATGTGCTGATTGTCGGCGCCGGCATCAGTGGTATTGGTCTCGGCATCAAGCTGAAAGAGGCCGGCATCCACAATTTCCTGATCCTGGAAAAAGCCACAGACCTGGGCGGCACCTGGCGGGACAATACTTACCCCGGCTGTGCCTGCGATGTACCGTCGGCGCTCTATTCCTATTCGTTCGCGCAGAAACCGGACTGGACCCGGGCTTTTGCCGGCCAGGCAGAAATTCTCGACTATGTGCGCGAAGTGGCAGAGCAGCACCGGATTGTGCAAAGCATCCACTTTAACCAAGGTGTGGAACGCGCCCAGTGGCGGGAAGACAAAAACCTCTGGGAAGTGCAGACCGCCGACCAGCTCTATCTGGCCCGCACCGTGGTGGCCTGTTCTGGCTACCTGCATGAACCCATCATCCCGGCGATCCCCGGCCTGAAGGATTTCAGCGGCACGCTGTTCCATTCTTCCCGCTGGGATCACGACCATGACCTGAGCGGCGAGCGTGTGGCGGTGATCGGCACCGGCGCCTCTGCCATCCAGTTCGTCCCGGAAATTCAGCCGAAGACAAAGCACCTGACACTGTTCCAGCGCACGCCACAATGGGTGCTGCCCAAGCCGGACCACAGCATTCCCAAAGTGGAAGAAAACTTCTTCCGCCTGCCGTTCACCCTGAACGCCTGGCGCAAGATGCTGTATGGCGGTTTCGAAACGTTCGGCATTGGCTTCCGCCGCCCGGCCATCCTTAAACAGATTCAGAAGCTGGGCCAGGCCCACCTGAAAGTGGCCATCAAGGACCCCGCGCTACGCGCCAAGCTGACCCCGGATTACACCCTGGGCTGCAAGCGGGTACTGATGAGCAACAACTACTACCCGGCGCTGAATCAGCCTAACGTGGATGTCTTCCACACCGGATTAAAGGAAGTCCGTGGCAACACCCTGGTAGGCCAGGACGGCAGCGAATGCGAGGTAGACACTATCATCCTCGGCACCGGTTTCTTCGTCACCGAGCCGCCCATTGCCAATCATATCTATAACGACGCTGGCCAGTCCTTGAGCGAAATGTGGCAAGACGGCATGCAGGCCTATCGTGGCACCACCATCGCCGGCCTGCCCAATGCCTTCATGGTCCTTGGGCCGAACCTTGGCATCGGTCATAACTCCGCGTTTATTGTTATCGAGGCACAGATCAACTACATCGTCAGCACCCTGACCACCATGCGCGACAAACAACTGCAACGTATCGAGGTGAAAGCCGAAGTACAGCGAGACTACAACCGCAAGGTGCAGAAAGACCTGCAAGGCACGGTATGGAATACCGGCGGCTGCTCCAGTTACTACCTGGACAAGAACGGCTTCAACAGCGTCGGTTTCCCATGGAGCACGCTGGAGATGCAGCGTCTGCTGAAACAGTTCGACAGTGACAACTACAGCCTGACACCGGCGAATCAACCGGTTTTTTAA
- the egtB gene encoding ergothioneine biosynthesis protein EgtB, translating to MDTDNGMGGRTLPETDRQQRLSALAHDYLRIRRFSEQLCTPLVPEDMGLQACADVSPPRWHLAHTTWFFETFLLVPHLPGYRPFNPAFEYLFNSYYNGIGEQYPRPQRHLLSRPTNGEVLRWRQQVDDAMLTLIHSNPALTALIQLGLNHEQQHQELLLTDLKYSLSFNPLSPALSSPLAANEDAAPAMTFQPFTGGKVEQGAAPGDGFSFDNETPCHPVWLAPFQLANRPVSNGEFRAFIDDGGYQRAALWLSDGWAWVQQQGIQRPLYWQADLEHHWTLAGIQPLYPGQTLAHVNYYEADAYARWAGRRLPTEQEWEHAARHSQQHGHFADSGHFQPGLAGAGQLSQMLGDVWEWTASAYLPYPGFRNADGAVGEYNGKFMCNQMVLRGGSCVSSRDHIRATYRNFFYPHHRWQFSGIRLATDYPAQ from the coding sequence ATGGATACTGACAACGGCATGGGAGGGAGAACCTTGCCCGAGACCGATCGACAGCAGCGCCTGTCTGCACTGGCTCATGACTACCTGCGTATTCGCCGCTTCAGTGAGCAGCTGTGTACACCACTGGTTCCCGAGGATATGGGCCTTCAGGCCTGTGCGGATGTGAGCCCGCCCCGTTGGCACCTGGCCCACACCACCTGGTTCTTTGAAACCTTTCTGCTGGTGCCACACCTGCCCGGTTATCGTCCTTTCAATCCCGCATTCGAATACCTGTTCAACAGCTACTACAACGGCATCGGAGAACAGTACCCGCGCCCGCAACGTCACCTGCTCTCGCGCCCCACCAACGGGGAGGTGCTGCGCTGGCGTCAGCAGGTGGACGACGCCATGCTGACACTGATTCACAGCAATCCTGCGCTGACGGCACTGATTCAGCTGGGGCTCAATCACGAACAACAACACCAGGAACTGCTGCTTACCGACCTGAAATACAGTCTTTCCTTCAACCCCCTGTCCCCGGCGCTTTCCTCCCCGCTGGCGGCCAATGAGGACGCGGCACCCGCCATGACCTTCCAGCCGTTTACCGGCGGCAAGGTGGAACAGGGCGCGGCCCCCGGCGACGGCTTTAGCTTTGACAATGAGACACCCTGTCATCCGGTCTGGCTGGCCCCGTTCCAGCTGGCCAACCGGCCGGTCAGCAACGGCGAGTTCAGGGCCTTTATTGATGATGGTGGCTACCAGCGGGCGGCGTTGTGGCTATCCGACGGGTGGGCCTGGGTGCAGCAACAAGGCATCCAGCGGCCACTCTACTGGCAGGCAGATCTTGAGCACCACTGGACCCTGGCTGGAATCCAGCCGTTGTATCCCGGCCAGACCCTGGCCCATGTGAATTACTATGAGGCCGATGCCTACGCCCGCTGGGCAGGCCGGCGTCTGCCCACAGAACAGGAATGGGAGCACGCGGCCCGTCACAGCCAGCAGCATGGACACTTCGCCGATAGCGGCCACTTTCAACCCGGCCTGGCCGGCGCCGGCCAGCTCAGCCAGATGCTGGGAGACGTCTGGGAATGGACCGCCAGCGCCTACCTTCCCTATCCGGGCTTTCGCAACGCGGACGGCGCAGTAGGCGAGTACAACGGCAAGTTCATGTGCAACCAGATGGTGCTGCGCGGCGGCTCCTGTGTCTCCAGCCGGGACCATATCCGTGCCACCTACCGAAACTTCTTTTACCCCCATCACCGCTGGCAATTCAGCGGTATTCGTCTGGCGACAGACTATCCAGCCCAATAA
- a CDS encoding TetR/AcrR family transcriptional regulator yields the protein MDTATSIANNASRPVKERGKREQIIRAALQVFAEHGLHGTPVPPIADQAGVGVGTLYRYFDGKEALINAAFCDAKQRLQDHLLTDLDLLDPSRALFDTLWARLTSFARNEPETFQFLEIQDHHSYLTPESRSQEQALLIPLGMMVIIGQRNGLLSDRLKPDLAIALFWGAFVGIFKAERLNYLTLTDDDLKRARDACWLAMANDTANGVTS from the coding sequence ATGGACACAGCCACATCCATCGCCAACAACGCTTCCCGGCCCGTCAAGGAAAGAGGGAAACGGGAACAGATCATCAGGGCCGCCTTGCAGGTATTCGCCGAACACGGACTGCATGGCACTCCGGTACCGCCCATCGCCGACCAGGCTGGTGTGGGTGTAGGCACCCTGTACCGGTACTTTGACGGTAAGGAAGCACTTATTAATGCGGCCTTCTGCGATGCCAAGCAGCGGCTCCAGGATCATCTGCTGACCGACCTGGATCTTCTCGACCCGAGCCGCGCCCTGTTCGATACCCTGTGGGCCCGACTGACGTCATTTGCCCGCAACGAACCGGAGACCTTCCAGTTTCTGGAAATACAGGATCACCACAGCTACCTGACCCCGGAAAGCCGCAGCCAGGAACAGGCCCTGCTCATCCCCTTGGGCATGATGGTGATCATCGGCCAGCGCAACGGTCTGCTTAGCGACCGCCTCAAGCCAGATCTGGCCATTGCCCTGTTCTGGGGCGCCTTTGTGGGCATCTTCAAGGCGGAGCGCCTCAACTACCTGACCCTCACCGATGATGATCTGAAACGGGCCCGCGATGCCTGCTGGCTGGCCATGGCCAATGACACCGCCAATGGAGTGACCTCATAA
- a CDS encoding SDR family NAD(P)-dependent oxidoreductase, with protein MPSSLTRTAVMKPRHILITGAAGAIGSALADQFRSHHPDADLTLVDLNPEALQPIAQQHAANTEVCDLTNIEALPSWWEALVSRHGPVDVLVNCAGIMDIMTLAGTGWERGKRLMDINFTAPMRLMDLALPAMIESQQGCVINISSMAGKVPIRGCSYYGGAKAGIGMASEIARLDLKKENVNVVTVYPGPIYSGLENHARSQVKRGPVSRFIPTGKPDVLAERIYRAFHKGGARVIYPDVYSLAKQVANLNLTNKAMDFFSPQPNQ; from the coding sequence ATGCCTTCTTCACTCACTCGCACTGCGGTCATGAAACCCCGACACATTCTCATCACCGGGGCTGCCGGCGCCATCGGCAGTGCCCTGGCGGACCAGTTTCGCAGTCATCATCCGGATGCCGATCTGACGCTGGTTGATCTCAATCCGGAGGCTCTTCAACCCATTGCTCAGCAGCACGCAGCCAACACCGAAGTGTGCGACCTGACGAATATCGAGGCACTGCCGAGTTGGTGGGAAGCGCTGGTCAGCCGACATGGCCCGGTGGATGTACTGGTCAACTGTGCCGGCATCATGGACATCATGACCCTGGCAGGCACCGGCTGGGAACGTGGCAAGCGTCTCATGGACATCAACTTCACCGCTCCCATGCGGCTCATGGACCTGGCCTTGCCCGCCATGATCGAAAGCCAGCAAGGTTGCGTGATCAATATTTCCAGTATGGCAGGCAAGGTACCCATCCGCGGATGCAGCTACTATGGCGGCGCCAAGGCGGGTATTGGCATGGCCTCGGAAATCGCCCGGCTGGATCTGAAGAAAGAGAACGTCAATGTGGTCACCGTCTATCCTGGTCCGATTTACTCCGGGCTGGAAAACCATGCTCGCAGCCAGGTGAAGCGCGGACCCGTCTCCCGCTTTATTCCCACCGGCAAGCCGGACGTATTGGCCGAACGCATCTACCGAGCCTTCCACAAGGGCGGCGCCCGGGTTATCTACCCGGATGTCTATAGCCTGGCCAAACAGGTGGCCAATCTGAACCTGACCAACAAAGCCATGGACTTCTTCAGTCCCCAGCCCAACCAGTAA
- a CDS encoding 3-hydroxyacyl-CoA dehydrogenase produces the protein MNIADKVAVITGGASGLGHATAQAVVAKGGKVMILDLNEEQGLEVAAQLGDNAAFVKTDVTDEASVQAAIAATLEKFGAIHVAVNCAGIGSAMKTVGRENKPHDLGVFNKVVQINLVGTFNVTRLAAAAMAENEPGEDNERGLVVNTASVAAFDGQVGQVAYSATKGAVVGMTLPIARDLAPLGIRCNTIAPGIFNTPLMNAAPDKVKQPLIDMTQFPKRLGHPEEYGQLVCHMIENKFLNGETIRIDGGIRMQPR, from the coding sequence ATGAACATTGCAGATAAAGTTGCTGTCATCACCGGTGGTGCATCCGGTCTCGGTCACGCTACTGCCCAGGCGGTTGTTGCCAAGGGTGGCAAGGTGATGATCCTGGACCTGAACGAAGAGCAGGGTCTGGAAGTGGCTGCCCAGCTGGGTGACAACGCGGCTTTCGTGAAAACCGACGTCACCGACGAAGCTTCCGTACAGGCGGCCATCGCGGCGACCCTGGAAAAGTTCGGTGCTATCCATGTTGCCGTCAACTGTGCCGGTATCGGTTCTGCCATGAAGACCGTGGGCCGCGAGAACAAGCCCCACGATCTGGGCGTGTTCAACAAGGTGGTACAGATCAACCTGGTCGGTACCTTCAACGTGACCCGTCTGGCTGCTGCCGCCATGGCTGAGAATGAGCCGGGCGAAGACAACGAGCGTGGCCTGGTTGTGAACACCGCTTCTGTTGCGGCCTTCGATGGCCAGGTGGGTCAGGTTGCCTACTCCGCCACCAAGGGGGCTGTGGTTGGCATGACTCTGCCCATCGCCCGTGATCTGGCACCGCTGGGTATCCGCTGCAACACCATCGCCCCGGGTATCTTCAATACCCCGCTGATGAATGCGGCCCCGGACAAGGTGAAGCAGCCGCTGATCGACATGACCCAGTTCCCCAAGCGCCTGGGCCACCCGGAAGAGTACGGTCAGCTGGTTTGCCACATGATCGAAAACAAGTTCCTCAACGGCGAAACCATCCGAATTGATGGCGGTATCCGTATGCAGCCGCGGTAA
- the ppnN gene encoding nucleotide 5'-monophosphate nucleosidase PpnN, which translates to MTKTVTTIVAPEGSLEVLSQHEVERLRDTSGSGLHDLLRRCALAVLNSGTPTDDSREVLETYKDFDIEVIQEDRGLRLKLENAPAGAFVDGRMIRGIREHLSAVLRDIVYVSNEIQNNDSFDLNNSQGITNAVFHILRNAGALKSGYSPNMVVCWGGHSISREEYDYSKSVGYQLGLRHKDICTGCGPGAMKGPMKGAHVAHAKQRFDGGRYLGISEPGIIAAEAPNPIVNELVIMPDIEKRLEAFLRVGHGIIVFPGGVGTTEEILYLLGVLMHPNNADMPLPVVFTGPASSAPYFEQVDAFIRSTLGPQAANRYQIIIDDPVAVAMAMCHGIDRLTLFRRDNDDAFYFNWRLTVPLEFQQPFNPTHDAMAGLNLGLEQPVHELAANLRRAFSGIVAGNVKEQGIRAIEEHGPYQLHAPGELMRQLDSLLKAFVTQHRMKLPGSNYQPCYELVG; encoded by the coding sequence ATGACCAAGACAGTAACGACGATTGTGGCCCCGGAAGGCAGCCTTGAGGTGCTCAGCCAGCATGAGGTAGAACGCCTGCGGGACACCTCAGGCAGCGGTCTGCATGACCTGTTGCGCCGCTGCGCCCTGGCCGTACTTAATTCCGGCACCCCCACCGATGACAGCCGCGAAGTGCTGGAAACCTACAAGGATTTCGATATCGAGGTCATCCAGGAGGACCGCGGCCTGCGGCTGAAGCTGGAAAATGCCCCGGCCGGCGCCTTTGTGGACGGGCGCATGATTCGCGGTATCCGCGAGCATCTGTCGGCAGTGCTGCGGGACATTGTCTACGTCTCCAACGAGATCCAGAACAACGACAGCTTTGATCTGAACAACAGCCAGGGCATCACCAACGCGGTGTTCCACATCCTGCGCAACGCCGGGGCGCTGAAATCCGGCTATTCGCCGAACATGGTGGTGTGCTGGGGCGGGCACAGCATTTCCCGTGAAGAGTACGATTACAGCAAGAGCGTGGGCTACCAGCTGGGCCTGCGCCACAAGGATATCTGCACCGGCTGCGGCCCCGGTGCCATGAAAGGCCCCATGAAAGGTGCCCATGTGGCCCACGCCAAGCAGCGCTTTGACGGCGGCCGCTATCTGGGGATCTCGGAACCGGGCATCATCGCCGCCGAAGCCCCCAATCCCATCGTCAATGAGCTGGTGATCATGCCGGACATCGAAAAGCGGCTGGAAGCCTTTCTGCGCGTGGGCCATGGCATCATTGTCTTTCCCGGCGGCGTGGGCACCACGGAGGAAATTCTTTACCTGCTGGGTGTACTGATGCACCCGAATAATGCGGACATGCCGCTCCCGGTGGTGTTCACCGGCCCGGCCAGCAGCGCCCCCTACTTCGAGCAGGTGGATGCCTTCATCCGCTCCACACTGGGCCCCCAGGCGGCCAACCGTTACCAAATCATCATTGATGATCCGGTGGCAGTGGCCATGGCCATGTGTCACGGCATCGACCGCCTGACCCTGTTCCGCCGCGACAACGATGACGCCTTCTACTTCAACTGGCGCCTGACCGTGCCGCTGGAATTCCAGCAACCCTTCAACCCCACCCACGACGCCATGGCGGGGCTCAATCTGGGACTGGAACAACCGGTACACGAACTGGCCGCCAACCTGCGCCGGGCATTCTCCGGCATCGTGGCGGGCAACGTGAAGGAACAGGGGATCCGCGCCATCGAGGAACATGGCCCGTACCAACTGCATGCACCCGGTGAACTCATGCGTCAGCTGGACAGTCTGCTCAAGGCCTTCGTCACCCAGCACCGCATGAAACTGCCGGGCTCGAATTACCAGCCGTGCTACGAGCTGGTGGGGTGA
- a CDS encoding DUF1289 domain-containing protein, with product MSVNRIRTPCIGVCSTVFGDTVCRGCRRFSHEVVNWNAYTNEQKSIVWKRLDLLLSQVVDNYFHVADATLFAEQLTFQNLRFQPQLSPQGWVPELLKAAGKQAIPYDRFGLTPLAPSHGLTPRELYEQISAECHALSQAHYDRSYARPVTLVAELTEYAAREKGLI from the coding sequence ATGTCCGTAAATCGTATCCGCACCCCCTGTATTGGCGTTTGTTCCACCGTGTTTGGCGACACGGTGTGCCGTGGCTGTCGCCGTTTCAGTCATGAGGTGGTGAACTGGAACGCCTATACCAATGAACAGAAGAGCATTGTCTGGAAGCGACTGGACCTGCTGCTCAGTCAAGTGGTGGACAACTACTTCCATGTGGCCGATGCCACCCTGTTTGCCGAGCAACTGACCTTTCAGAACCTGCGCTTCCAGCCCCAACTTTCTCCACAGGGCTGGGTGCCGGAGCTGTTAAAGGCCGCCGGCAAACAGGCGATCCCCTACGACCGTTTCGGCCTCACCCCCCTGGCCCCCAGCCATGGCCTGACCCCACGTGAACTCTACGAGCAAATCAGCGCCGAGTGCCACGCCCTCTCCCAGGCCCATTATGACCGCTCTTACGCCCGCCCGGTCACCCTTGTCGCGGAACTCACCGAGTATGCGGCGCGGGAGAAAGGGCTAATTTAG
- the egtD gene encoding L-histidine N(alpha)-methyltransferase: MKQAMPVNEQQLGPNLTFYDLHPPATDMLAEVRQSLSARQPHLHPKFFYDQTGSRLFDAITATEEYYPTRTEAALLARHNGEMQQQLGDTAIIAEPGAGSCQKVRQLLECWSPERYMPLEISRDCLLDATRQLSRDFPAVQIRAVCADYCQALSLPGDSRQPGQVVFFPGSTIGNFEPDARRQFLRGLHHLAGPGGALLIGADLQKDSARLHAAYNDAQGLTAAFNLNALHHLNRELDCQFDVDNMRHLAFYNADAARIEMHLECLEDQRLQLGDTHLTLKSGTRIHTENSYKFTVEGFTRELVDAGFTPQGCWTDPDNLFSLHLARH, from the coding sequence ATGAAACAGGCAATGCCGGTGAATGAGCAGCAACTGGGCCCCAATCTCACGTTTTACGACCTGCATCCACCTGCCACTGACATGCTCGCCGAGGTCCGCCAGTCACTCTCTGCCCGTCAGCCGCACCTGCACCCCAAGTTCTTCTACGACCAGACAGGCTCACGCTTGTTTGATGCCATTACCGCCACCGAAGAGTATTACCCCACCCGTACCGAAGCGGCTTTGCTGGCCCGGCATAACGGGGAGATGCAGCAACAGCTGGGGGACACCGCCATCATTGCTGAACCCGGAGCGGGCAGCTGTCAGAAGGTGCGCCAGTTACTGGAGTGCTGGTCACCAGAGCGCTATATGCCTCTGGAAATTTCCCGCGACTGCCTGCTGGATGCCACCCGTCAGTTGTCCCGGGACTTTCCGGCGGTGCAGATCCGCGCCGTCTGCGCGGATTATTGCCAGGCCCTGTCCCTGCCCGGCGATAGTCGCCAACCGGGACAGGTGGTGTTTTTTCCCGGCTCCACCATTGGCAACTTCGAACCGGATGCGCGCCGACAGTTTCTGCGCGGTCTTCATCATCTCGCCGGTCCTGGCGGCGCCCTGCTGATTGGCGCTGACCTGCAAAAGGACAGCGCACGCCTCCACGCCGCCTACAATGATGCCCAGGGGCTCACTGCGGCCTTCAACCTGAATGCCCTGCATCACCTCAACCGGGAACTGGATTGCCAGTTTGACGTGGACAACATGCGCCATCTGGCCTTCTATAATGCCGACGCCGCACGTATCGAAATGCACCTGGAGTGCCTGGAAGACCAGCGCCTGCAACTGGGGGACACCCACCTGACCCTGAAAAGCGGCACCCGCATCCATACCGAGAATTCCTACAAGTTCACCGTGGAAGGATTCACCCGGGAACTGGTGGATGCGGGCTTTACGCCTCAGGGCTGCTGGACCGACCCTGACAACCTGTTCAGCTTGCATCTTGCCCGCCACTAG